A single window of Fusobacterium periodonticum 1_1_41FAA DNA harbors:
- a CDS encoding aminopeptidase P family protein, which translates to MLDKEVYINRRKKLKENFKDGLILIMGNNFSPLDCEDNTYPFIQDATFKYYFGMDHNGLIGIIDIDKNEEMIFGNDYTMSDIIWMGKQKFLKELALEVGIEKFIEKEELKKYLENRKNIRFTNQYKADNIMYLSSILNINPFEFDEYVSFYLIKNIIKQRNIKDKVEIEEIEKGVNITKEMHLTAMKNVKAGMKEYELVAEVEKQPRKYNAYYSFQTILSKNGQILHNHNHLNTLKDGDLVLLDCGALTEEGYCGDMTTTFPVSGKFTERQKIIHNIVRDIFDRAKDLARAGITYKEVHLEACKVLAENMKKLGLMKGEVEDIVSSGAHALFMPHGLGHMMGMTVHDMENFGEINVGYEEGEEKSTQFGLASLRLAKKLEVGNIFTIEPGIYFIPELFEKWKNEKLHQEFLNYDEIEKYMDFGGIRMERDILIQEDGTSRILGDKFPRTADEIEEYMQASRK; encoded by the coding sequence ATGTTGGATAAAGAAGTATATATAAATAGAAGGAAGAAATTAAAGGAAAACTTTAAAGATGGTTTAATTTTAATAATGGGAAATAATTTTTCACCTCTAGATTGTGAGGATAACACATATCCATTCATTCAAGATGCAACTTTTAAATATTATTTTGGTATGGATCACAATGGCTTAATTGGAATTATTGATATAGATAAAAATGAAGAAATGATTTTTGGTAATGACTATACGATGTCTGATATCATTTGGATGGGAAAACAAAAATTTTTAAAAGAATTGGCCCTTGAAGTTGGAATAGAAAAGTTTATTGAAAAAGAAGAATTAAAGAAATATTTAGAAAATAGAAAAAATATAAGATTTACTAATCAGTATAAAGCAGACAATATTATGTATTTGAGTTCAATCTTAAATATAAATCCTTTTGAATTTGATGAGTATGTCTCTTTCTATTTAATAAAAAATATTATTAAACAAAGAAATATAAAAGATAAGGTAGAAATTGAAGAGATAGAAAAGGGAGTTAATATAACAAAAGAAATGCATCTTACTGCTATGAAAAATGTAAAAGCAGGAATGAAAGAGTATGAACTTGTTGCTGAAGTTGAAAAACAACCAAGAAAATATAATGCTTACTATTCTTTTCAAACTATACTTAGTAAGAATGGACAAATTTTACATAACCATAATCATTTGAATACTCTAAAAGATGGAGATTTAGTGTTATTAGATTGTGGTGCTCTAACAGAAGAAGGTTATTGTGGAGATATGACAACAACTTTTCCTGTAAGTGGAAAATTTACTGAAAGACAAAAAATCATACATAATATAGTAAGAGATATATTTGATAGGGCTAAAGATTTAGCAAGAGCAGGAATTACATATAAGGAAGTACATTTAGAAGCTTGCAAGGTTTTAGCAGAAAATATGAAAAAACTTGGACTGATGAAGGGTGAAGTTGAGGATATAGTTAGTTCGGGAGCACATGCACTATTCATGCCGCATGGCTTAGGACATATGATGGGAATGACAGTTCATGATATGGAAAACTTTGGAGAAATAAATGTTGGTTATGAAGAGGGAGAAGAAAAATCAACTCAATTTGGTTTAGCTTCTTTAAGACTTGCTAAGAAATTAGAAGTTGGAAATATCTTTACTATTGAGCCAGGAATATACTTTATCCCAGAACTTTTTGAAAAATGGAAGAATGAAAAACTTCATCAAGAATTTTTAAATTATGATGAAATAGAAAAGTATATGGATTTTGGTGGAATTAGAATGGAAAGAGATATTTTAATTCAAGAAGATGGTACAAGTAGAATTTTAGGAGATAAATTTCCTAGAACTGCTGATGAAATAGAAGAATATATGCAAGCATCTAGAAAATAA
- a CDS encoding MliC family protein: MKKFAMLALAMSLFLVACGEKKEEQKPAEQPAAEATATTTEAPAAEVKAFSVKTEDGKEFTLEVAADGATATLTDAEGKVTELKNAETASGERYADEAGNEVAMKGAEGILTLGDLKEVPVTVEAK; the protein is encoded by the coding sequence ATGAAAAAATTTGCAATGTTAGCACTAGCTATGAGCTTATTCTTAGTAGCTTGTGGAGAAAAGAAAGAAGAACAAAAACCAGCTGAACAACCTGCTGCAGAAGCAACTGCAACAACAACTGAAGCACCTGCTGCTGAAGTAAAGGCATTCTCAGTTAAAACTGAAGATGGAAAGGAATTCACTTTAGAAGTTGCTGCTGATGGAGCTACAGCTACTTTAACTGATGCAGAAGGAAAAGTTACTGAATTAAAAAATGCAGAAACTGCTTCTGGAGAAAGATATGCTGATGAAGCTGGAAACGAAGTAGCTATGAAAGGTGCAGAAGGAATCTTAACTTTAGGAGATCTTAAAGAAGTTCCAGTAACTGTAGAAGCTAAATAG
- a CDS encoding macro domain-containing protein — MYKDTIKIVSGDITKIPEVEVIVNAANNQLEMGGGVCGAIFRAASGDLAKECKEIGGCATGEAVITRAYNLPNKYIIHTVGPRYSTGENGEAEKLESAYYESLKLAKEKGLRKIAFPSVSTGIYRFPVNEGAEIALSIAKKFIDENPDSFDLILWVLDEKTYVVYKEKYEKIIKE; from the coding sequence ATGTATAAGGATACAATAAAAATAGTAAGTGGAGATATAACAAAAATTCCAGAAGTAGAAGTAATAGTCAATGCAGCCAATAATCAATTAGAAATGGGTGGTGGAGTCTGTGGAGCAATTTTTAGAGCTGCTTCAGGAGATCTTGCTAAGGAATGTAAGGAGATAGGTGGCTGTGCCACGGGAGAAGCAGTAATAACTAGAGCCTATAATCTTCCAAATAAATATATTATACACACAGTAGGTCCAAGATACTCAACAGGTGAAAATGGAGAAGCAGAAAAATTAGAATCAGCCTACTATGAAAGTTTAAAACTAGCAAAAGAAAAAGGTCTAAGAAAAATAGCTTTTCCTTCTGTATCAACAGGGATATATCGTTTTCCAGTAAATGAAGGTGCAGAGATTGCTCTAAGTATAGCTAAAAAATTTATAGATGAAAATCCTGATAGTTTTGACTTAATCTTGTGGGTTTTAGATGAAAAAACTTATGTTGTATATAAAGAGAAGTATGAAAAAATTATAAAAGAATAA
- the ptsP gene encoding phosphoenolpyruvate--protein phosphotransferase — protein MKNNLIKGIPASPGIAIGKAFLYKETNLEILEKSILSKEEELERLIRGREVAKKQLEEIKENTFKKLGKDKADIFEGHITLLEDEELFSEIDSKISEKKCTAEFALNEAIDEYANMLANLEDAYFKERAGDLRDIGKRWLYGVMNTQIVDLSKLEPETIIVARELNPSDTAQINLENVLAFVTEIGGKTAHSSIMARSLELPAVVGVGAVLENLEDNQILIVDALNGEVIVNPDEETLKIYREKRENFLKEKEELKALKDKEAVSKDGTKVDVWGNIGSPNDLKGIISNGGFGIGLYRTEFLFMEKDSFPTEDEQFEAYKIVAEGLKGYPVTIRTMDIGGDKSLPYMELPQEENPFLGWRAIRVCLDRQEILKTQFRALLRASKYGQIKIMLPMIMDIEEVRKAKAIFEKCKKELREEDIEFDEKIMLGIMVETPAVAFRAKYFAKECDFFSIGTNDLTQYTLAVDRGNEKIANLYDTYNPAVLQAIKMLIDGAHEGGIKISMCGEFAGDENAVAILFGMGLDAFSMSGISIPRVKRILMKLDKKECENLVERILELSTASEIKNEVKEFMKNID, from the coding sequence AGATTAATAAGAGGTAGAGAGGTTGCTAAAAAGCAATTAGAGGAAATAAAAGAAAATACCTTTAAAAAACTTGGAAAAGATAAGGCCGATATATTTGAAGGACATATTACTTTATTGGAAGATGAGGAACTATTTTCAGAAATAGATTCTAAAATTTCTGAAAAAAAATGTACAGCTGAATTTGCTTTAAATGAAGCAATAGATGAATATGCAAATATGCTTGCTAATTTAGAAGATGCATATTTTAAAGAAAGAGCAGGAGATTTAAGAGATATAGGAAAAAGATGGCTATATGGTGTTATGAATACACAGATAGTTGACCTTTCAAAATTAGAACCTGAAACAATAATTGTAGCAAGAGAATTAAATCCTTCAGATACAGCTCAAATAAACTTAGAAAATGTTTTAGCCTTTGTAACTGAAATTGGTGGAAAAACGGCTCACTCATCTATTATGGCTAGATCTTTAGAATTACCAGCAGTAGTTGGAGTAGGAGCAGTTTTAGAAAACTTAGAAGATAATCAAATTTTAATAGTTGATGCATTAAATGGGGAAGTTATAGTTAATCCTGATGAAGAAACTTTAAAGATATATAGAGAAAAAAGAGAAAACTTCTTAAAAGAAAAAGAAGAATTAAAGGCTTTAAAAGATAAAGAAGCTGTTTCAAAAGATGGAACAAAGGTTGATGTTTGGGGAAATATAGGATCTCCTAATGATTTAAAAGGAATTATTTCAAATGGTGGTTTTGGAATAGGACTTTATAGAACAGAGTTCTTATTTATGGAAAAAGATAGTTTCCCAACAGAAGATGAACAATTTGAAGCCTATAAAATAGTAGCTGAAGGTTTAAAAGGATATCCTGTAACTATTAGAACTATGGATATAGGTGGAGATAAATCACTACCATATATGGAATTACCACAAGAAGAAAATCCATTTTTAGGTTGGAGAGCTATAAGAGTTTGTTTAGATAGACAAGAAATATTAAAAACTCAATTTAGAGCCTTATTAAGAGCTTCAAAATATGGTCAAATAAAAATTATGCTGCCTATGATAATGGATATAGAAGAAGTTAGAAAAGCAAAAGCTATATTTGAAAAGTGTAAGAAAGAACTTAGAGAAGAAGATATAGAGTTTGATGAAAAGATAATGCTAGGAATAATGGTTGAAACTCCAGCTGTTGCATTCAGAGCAAAATATTTTGCAAAAGAATGTGACTTCTTCTCAATAGGTACAAATGACTTAACACAATACACTTTAGCTGTAGATAGAGGGAATGAAAAAATTGCTAATCTATATGATACATACAACCCAGCAGTATTACAAGCTATAAAAATGTTAATAGATGGAGCACATGAAGGTGGAATTAAAATTTCAATGTGTGGAGAATTTGCTGGAGATGAAAATGCAGTAGCAATTCTATTTGGTATGGGACTAGATGCTTTTTCTATGTCAGGAATTTCAATACCAAGGGTAAAAAGAATACTAATGAAATTGGATAAAAAAGAATGTGAAAATCTAGTTGAAAGAATTTTAGAACTATCAACTGCTAGTGAAATCAAAAATGAAGTTAAAGAATTTATGAAAAATATAGATTAA